One Aegilops tauschii subsp. strangulata cultivar AL8/78 chromosome 7, Aet v6.0, whole genome shotgun sequence genomic window carries:
- the LOC109774884 gene encoding DUF21 domain-containing protein At4g14240 — MSSAGRARAASLAAVAVRMVVGAAARPAPSAALMMAAVRGEDTEFGTASWWAYAALSAFLVLLAGIMSGLTLGLMSLGPVDLEILMRSGTDAEKAQAAAILPVVKKQHQLLVTLLLCNACAMEALPIFLDRIFNPVLAIILSVTFVLAFGEVIPQAICTRYGLAVGASFVWLVRIVMVIAYPIAYPIGKLLDFALGHESALFRRAQLKALVSIHSKAAGKGGELTHDETTIISGALDLTEKTAEEAMTPIESTFSLDVDSKLDWETIGTILARGHSRVPVYSGNPRNVIGLLLVKSLLTVRAEIETPVSAVSIRRIPRVPSDMPLYDILNEFQKGGSHMAAVVKAKPKNAPPHDKTEPGMESAGATQLTAPLLASTDERVDTIIVDTERQQNMQVNRNKAHSMQPNDTPSNALAQLSEDMDNGSVIGIITLEDVFEELLQEEIVDETDEYVDVHQRIRVAAAVAASAVARVPSYRKLLSQKGAQGQGQPGQQPTGILKKPSGDSNKSKNKVSLVEPLL; from the exons ATGTCGTCGGCCGGGAGGGCGAGGGCCGCGAGcctggcggcggtggcggtgcgGATGGTGGTGGGGGCGGCAGCGCGGCCCGCGCCGAGCGCGGCGCTGATGATGGCGGCGGTGCGGGGGGAGGACACGGAGTTCGGGACGGCGTCCTGGTGGGCGTACGCGGCCCTGTCCGCCTTCCTAGTGCTGCTGGCCGGGATCATGTCGGGGCTCACCCTGGGCCTCATGTCGCTCGGCCCCGTGGATCTGGAGATCCTCATGCGCAGCGGCACCGACGCCGAGAAGGCCCAGGCCG CTGCGATCCTTCCGGTTGTAAAGAAGCAGCACCAGCTTCTTGTCACTCTGCTGCTGTGTAATGCTTGTGCCATGGAG GCTCTCCCTATATTCCTTGACAGGATTTTCAATCCTGTTCTTGCTATTATATTGTCAGTGACTTTTGTTCTTGCCTTTGGGGAG GTTATACCTCAAGCAATATGTACTAGGTATGGGCTGGCAGTGGGTGCTAGCTTTGTCTGGCTTGTACGCATCGTCATGGTCATTGCCTATCCTATTGCTTACCCGATTGGGAAG CTCCTAGACTTTGCTCTTGGGCATGAATCTGCGCTTTTCAGGCGAGCTCAATTGAAAGCTCTTGTTTCTATCCATAGCAAAGCG GCTGGTAAGGGTGGAGAGCTTACCCATGATGAGACTACAATCATAAGTGGAGCGTTGGACTTAACTGAAAAG ACTGCCGAAGAAGCTATGACACCTATTGAATCAACTTTCTCTTTAGATGTGGACTCCAAGTTGGATTG GGAAACAATTGGTACAATTCTTGCCCGGGGCCACAGCCGTGTACCTGTGTATTCAGGAAACCCTAGAAATGTTATAGGTCTCCTATTG GTCAAAAGTCTTCTGACAGTTCGTGCTGAAATAGAGACGCCAGTTAGTGCTGTTTCTATTAGGAGGATTCCAAG GGTTCCTTCAGACATGCCTTTGTATGATATACTGAACGAGTTTCAGAAAGGTGGTAGTCATATGGCTGCTGTTGTGAAGGCAAAGCCTAAGAACGCACCACCTCATGATAAAACTGAACCTGGTATGGAGTCGGCTGGGGCAACACAACTGACTGCACCCTTGCTAGCCAGTACTGATGAAAGGGTGGATACTATTATTGTTGATACTGAAAGACAACAGAACATGCAGGTTAATAGAAATAAAGCCCACTCGATGCAGCCGAATGATACACCGTCAAATGCACTGGCTCAGTTATCAGAGGATATGGATAATGGTAGTGTCATTGGTATCATCACACTGGAAGACGTATTTGAAGAACTCTTGCAG GAGGAGATAGTTGATGAGACGGACGAATATGTTGATGTCCATCAAAG GATTCGAGTGGCTGCTGCAGTCGCTGCATCAGCAGTTGCAAGGGTTCCATCTTATCGAAAATTATTGAGTCAAAAG GGTGCACAGGGACAGGGTCAGCCAGGGCAACAGCCTACCGGAATTCTGAAGAAACCTAGTGGTGATTCAAACAAGTCAAAAAATAAAGTGAGCCTTGTTGAGCCTCTTCTATAA